GGGCAAAATAGGCTGGGCAGAGAGGCTGAGGTGCAACTGAGTGCGCAGGAGTCAGGAGATGCCCCGGGGACACATGGGCTGGCACGATGGGGAAACAGGTGAGGGGAGAGGGTTGAGACCGTGGTGGGCTGTGGATGCCAAGCTCAGAACTATGAACGTGGGACACGGGTGAAGGCTATTGTGAAAGCTGCTCTTGGCACATTCGGGCCAGTGTGTTTAGGATGGATTGTGGCAGGGAGATGTTAGAGACGGAGAGGACAAGCTAGAGCAATCATCCACAGCGGTGATGGGCTTAGAAATGTGGGAAACGGCTgttgggaagggaggaaagatggAAGGGAGTGCAGAGGTAAACTCAACTGGCCTGGATTCCagcagagagggaaaggaggggtgAGGCAAGGCACCTGCCAAAACAggacaaataaagaggaaaagatgCTCACGCAGGCTTTTGTCTAAACCAACTTTGAGGTGATGGGGAAACATTCAAATTGTAACATCGAACTAATGACTAGTGGAGAACTGGAGACTTAGTGGAGTAGAGGTGGGTTTGGAAGATGGGAGAGAGGCTGAGATTTCTGAGGAGTGTGGGATGAAGGAAGCAGAGGGTTTGAATCTTGTCCACCCTGAAGGACTGAAAGGGGAAGTGGGGCCGGGAAGGCAGTGGGAGAGCAGTTTCCACAGAAAGCTGAGGGTGGAGCCTCCTGCCCAGTCTTAATGGCTGGGTGGGCGGGGATCGGAGAGGAAGGAACAGCTGCTTGAGGGGAGCAGCAGCAGGCAGAAGCGGAGGCTAGCAACTTTGAAGGAAGAAGGCAGAGTTGAAACAGGCAAGGGAGGGGAGTCTGTTGCGCACCTGGCCCTCGTCCCCCTTCTTCGCACTCTTGTCCCTGTTCCAGCTCGAGCTGCCACGCAAGGGATCCCCCCCGCCACCGCTTTTCCTGCCCACGGATCCCCCGATGGCCTGGCTCCTGGCCAAATGCTGGGTCCGCAGCTCTGACTTCCAGCTTCACGAGCTGCATTCTCATCTCCTGAGGGGACACTTGATGGCTGAAGTCATCGCCGTGGCCACCATGAGGTGCCTTCCATCCATACATCCCATCCTCAAGGTGACACCTCGTCCTGTCTCTCctgcctgccctgctctgccccaCTGCGCCGTCCCACCTCTGGAGGCATCTTCTCTCTGGAATCGCAGGGTTTGGGGAGAATCGCTAATGAGAGACCAAGGAGCAAGGGAGTGAGAGCTTGCCCTCTATTTTTACTAGGGCGCTAGCCCTTTCCAAGGAGGTAAAAACGATGCATTGGCAGGGTGGTTGTGGTGGGAGGGCGAGGAGGTGGGGATGAGAAGTCTTGCTCTTTTTATGTTAAAACACGGATCTACATACGACACATAAACAATACACACAAATGACTGAGGATTCCGTCCAACAAGAGGGGACGAtgcaaataatagaaaagattttTCCAGCCGGGTTTGAAGACTTCTCAAGTAGTAACACATGGGCCGCTCAGAGGGGCTCCGGTTAACGGCAGGAGCCTGGTTCATGACAATTAGAACAGCGTGGTCGTCCTTTAGCACTTTTCTTGGGTGCCTCCTTTGGGGCAAATGACCATTCTAGATGCCAGTCCTAAGCAAGACAGGGAAGTTCCTGGTCTTTGGGGATTTTCGTTTCCATTATAGGGCAACAGACAATAAAGACAGTATTGTAACAGATCAGCTGGGAGAAGTAGAGCAGTTAGGTGGGGAGTCAGCGCAGGGTGATGTGATGGCGAGTTTAGACTGGGTGTTCGGGAAAGGCTTCTTTGAGGAGGTGACACAGAGAATGAAATTACACGGAGCCAGCCATGAGATGATCAAGGGGCACATtgctctaggcagagggaacagcttgtGCCAAGGTCCTGAGGTAGGAACAAGGTTGGTGTGTTTCAAGGACAGAAAGATAGCTAGTAGCACGGACAAAGGAAGAGGCGAGGAGGTGAAGTTCCAAAGGTCGCAGATTAGACCATGGTTGCGGGGCAGGGCACAAAAATCTTCTCACTTTTATGTATAAAGCACATATATACATAGTGTACTTAACAGCTATATAGTGTATGTATAGCATTAAAATTGCACGGTTCGGGGTGGTGGCGAGAATAGGACAAAGACCTTAAAAGGCTCTTTAGCGGAGTGAGCATGAAAAAAACGGTGGCAAAACACTGAGCTAGACCTTGAACAGTCTTACGTGAAGTGGAGAACGATTCCTTTCAATTATCGAAGAGCATTAAGTCAGTAGTGTCGAGGGGCCACTGGACTTCAGTGTCTGCTTTTGCTGAGAGACCTGGGACCTTGCCTGCTTTGCAGCCCTTCTCTCCTGCGGGGACGGACCCCCGCTGTCTTCTGATCCTGCCCTTCCCTGTTCCTCCCCTCTAGCTCCTCATCCCCCACCTGCGATACACCATGGAAATCAACATCCGGGCCAGGACTGGGCTGGTCTCTGACTTTGGAGTTTTCGACCAGGTATGAGGAGAGAAAGGGGGATCCTGGAGTTCACACTCCCTCTGCGTGTGGCAGGTGGATTTGTCTGAGCCACTGGCCTTGCTCCTCAGGTGGTGAGCACAGGTGGGGGCGGCCACGTGGAGCTGCTCAAGCGAGCGGGAGCCTTTCTAACGTACAGCTCGTTCTGTCCCCCGGATGACCTGGCTGACCGAGGCCTCCTGGGCATCAAGTCTTGTTTCTACGCCCAAGATGCCCTGGGGCTCTGGGAAATCATCTCTCGGTGAGGCGGGGGCGGGGAagacagggctggggtggggtggggatggaggctgGGAGAACAGGAGGTCTGTGTGCCAGTTTGGGGGTGGTGGGCCCCGGCCTGGCTGTGCCCACAAGGAGCAGAGGGCGGGCGGGCCCCTGTCAACCTCAGCTCTCTCGCCCTGGCCACTGCGctggcagctacgtggagggaaTTGTGAGTCTCCACTATGAGACGGACGAGTCTGTGAAAGAGGACCTTGAGCTGCAGACCTGGTGTCGGGAGATCACTGAGGTTGGGCTGCTGGGGGCCCAGGACCGAGGTGAGATGAGCCCGGAGATCTCCCACACGAGAGATTCCTCCTGGGAACTCCCAGAATCCTCTCTACTTCTATGGAAACATTCAGAAGCATTTCCAACCCCTACAAAAACACCGAAAGCCTTCCCAAATTTCTTTTGCTCTCAACTAGTGACAGGTCCCCATCCTGTACACGGATGTAGTGGGACCAGTGGTTGGGTATAAAcgtttaacaactggctctctAGGGGGAAATATGCCCTAATTTGTAGCCTTTGCccatttccatggtgtaaatattcccactgAGGCTTCCAAGGGGATGTCAGCCAGCCTGCTAAATAGCTGCACATTTGCCATCATTGGCTTTTGTGAGCCTGTATGAGCCACATCAGGACCCCGTGGGTGGGACCCACTCAGCAGAgctcccctctgcctccacccCAATCCCTGCTCATGGCACTTCCCACAATAGTTACCAAGAGTCCTTGGCATCCTTCTCGCATCTCTTGTTCTCCCCCTCGGTCCCTCTGAGCTCTGCCTCCATCCCTGGCCTCATAGCTTCTAactctccctccccactgcagggTTTCCCGTCTCCTTACAGTCCAAGCACCAGCTTTGCCACTTCGTGACTATGTGCATCTTCACCTGCACTGGCCAGCACTCCTCCATTCACCTGGGCCAGGTGCTTATCACGGGGAGCAGCCGGGCATTTTCGCCTGGAGTAGGGAGGGGCGCTGTGGGAAGGTGGGCTGCGGGGTTTTCGTGCTTAGCAGACACTGACGTTAGCTATCCGCCCCTCCGTAGCTGGACTGGTACGCTTGGGTCCCTAACGCGCCCTGCACGATGCGGCTGCCCCCGCCAACCACCAAGGATGTGACACTGGAGGTGGTGATGGCAACACTGCCCAACTTTCATCAGGCTTCTCTCCAGATGTCCATCACTTGGCAACTGGGCAGACGCCAGCCCATTATGGTGAGAGCCTGGTGCCCGGGTCGCAGGAAAGCGGGTGGATGCAGGAAAGTGAGGCAGCCTAAAATAAGCGTCAGTCCAGCTCTTAGCTGCCTTTCCCCCTCCATTCCAGGTGGCTCTGGGTCAGCATGAGGAGGAGTATTTTTCAGGCCCTGAGCCCAAGGCTGTGCTGAAGAAGTTTAGGGAGGAGCTGGCTGCCCTGGATAAGGACATTGAGATCCGGAACGCAAAGCTGGACTTGCCCTATGAATACCTGCGGCCCAGCCtggtggaaaacagtgtggccaTAT
This is a stretch of genomic DNA from Camelus bactrianus isolate YW-2024 breed Bactrian camel chromosome 16, ASM4877302v1, whole genome shotgun sequence. It encodes these proteins:
- the LOC105066404 gene encoding polyunsaturated fatty acid lipoxygenase ALOX15, whose amino-acid sequence is MGLYRVRVSTGSSLCAGSKNWVQLWLVGRHGEAALGSCLWPARGQEREFKVDVPEYLGPLLFVKLRKRHLLQSDAWFCNWISVQGPGTSGDEFTFPCYRWVVGDDILSLPEGTGRTVVDDPQGLFKKHREAELAERRKQYRWGNWKEGLILGIAGAKLRDLPVDERFLEDKRIDFEASLAKGLADLAIKDSLNVLASWNSLDDFNRIFWCGQSKLAERVRDSWKEDALFGYQFLNGTNPMLLRRSVRLPARLEFPPGMEELQAQLEKELQGGTLFEADFSLLDGIKANVILCSQQYLAAPLVMLRLQSDGKLLPMVIQLELPRKGSPPPPLFLPTDPPMAWLLAKCWVRSSDFQLHELHSHLLRGHLMAEVIAVATMRCLPSIHPILKLLIPHLRYTMEINIRARTGLVSDFGVFDQVVSTGGGGHVELLKRAGAFLTYSSFCPPDDLADRGLLGIKSCFYAQDALGLWEIISRYVEGIVSLHYETDESVKEDLELQTWCREITEVGLLGAQDRGFPVSLQSKHQLCHFVTMCIFTCTGQHSSIHLGQLDWYAWVPNAPCTMRLPPPTTKDVTLEVVMATLPNFHQASLQMSITWQLGRRQPIMVALGQHEEEYFSGPEPKAVLKKFREELAALDKDIEIRNAKLDLPYEYLRPSLVENSVAI